A part of Synechococcus sp. KORDI-49 genomic DNA contains:
- a CDS encoding phycobilisome polypeptide, which translates to MIPENSVLAALIQRAQVQGLSSDPNLPEESRRILAAADLDRRQLTSAELLCICRESGIDTALPSKLQSQADDLVNKARTHLLEQQPQLVQPGGALFPSERAEACWRDCWNFLRVIVYAVACNQSSFTNQGGMAALRELYQRMNVPTEGLNIALNQLKTLVLEGLSWEADHELVSACFQHLSAQLNKAAVKS; encoded by the coding sequence TTGATTCCTGAGAACTCCGTTTTGGCAGCTCTGATTCAGAGGGCTCAGGTGCAAGGCCTGAGTTCGGACCCCAACCTGCCTGAAGAATCGCGACGCATCCTTGCCGCCGCCGACCTGGACCGTCGCCAGCTCACATCAGCGGAGCTGTTGTGCATCTGCCGTGAGTCGGGGATCGATACGGCACTCCCCAGCAAGCTCCAGAGCCAGGCGGATGACCTGGTGAACAAGGCACGAACCCACTTGCTGGAACAGCAGCCGCAGTTGGTGCAACCAGGGGGTGCCCTCTTTCCAAGCGAAAGGGCAGAGGCCTGCTGGCGGGACTGCTGGAACTTCCTGCGCGTGATCGTCTATGCCGTGGCCTGCAACCAGAGTTCCTTCACAAATCAAGGCGGCATGGCCGCGCTTCGTGAGCTGTACCAGCGGATGAATGTGCCCACAGAGGGATTGAACATCGCTCTGAATCAACTGAAAACGCTTGTGCTGGAGGGACTTTCTTGGGAAGCAGATCATGAGCTGGTCAGCGCCTGCTTCCAACACCTGAGCGCACAGCTCAACAAAGCTGCAGTTAAGAGCTGA
- a CDS encoding TVP38/TMEM64 family protein: MSRLKTGLKVSAWVAIFVVAVVYLQRYGIAPLQSAVNEMGFWAPLGLFLLRGISIILPALPSSVYSLLAGSLLGFKVGYLTIILSDLVFCSAAFFIARRWGRSPVSRLVGASAMKRIDGFSKNQLEGNFFLMTGLLMTGLFDFLSYAIGISRTHWRLFAPALLISVLISDSILVAVGAGVAQGASVTLGVALLAMFALATVTGLLKRKSTDNDNPDTPLDPS, from the coding sequence ATGTCCAGGCTGAAGACAGGGCTGAAGGTCAGCGCCTGGGTCGCCATCTTCGTTGTTGCCGTCGTTTACCTACAGCGATACGGGATCGCACCACTGCAGAGCGCTGTGAATGAGATGGGCTTCTGGGCGCCCCTCGGCCTGTTTCTCCTGCGCGGAATCAGCATCATCCTGCCGGCCCTGCCGAGTTCCGTGTATTCCCTGCTGGCCGGATCCCTGCTCGGATTCAAGGTTGGCTACCTCACGATCATCCTTTCGGATTTGGTGTTCTGCAGCGCGGCTTTCTTCATTGCCCGCCGCTGGGGACGGAGTCCGGTGAGCCGGCTTGTGGGAGCGAGCGCCATGAAGCGGATCGATGGCTTCAGCAAAAATCAGCTTGAGGGAAACTTCTTTCTGATGACCGGCCTGCTGATGACAGGCCTGTTCGATTTTCTGAGCTATGCCATCGGCATCAGCCGCACGCACTGGCGCCTTTTCGCTCCGGCCCTGCTGATCAGCGTGCTGATCAGCGATTCGATCCTCGTGGCCGTGGGTGCAGGGGTCGCTCAGGGCGCCAGCGTCACCCTTGGCGTCGCGCTGCTCGCCATGTTTGCTCTCGCCACGGTGACCGGACTGCTCAAGCGGAAATCAACCGACAACGACAACCCAGACACGCCGCTGGATCCAAGCTGA
- a CDS encoding ComF family protein produces MNHLLRTLGRTLLIQPTCRLCRHPLSSGSEDPEICPPCLTRFKLRDGLQGHDPLPWHGLAHYEGAFRRLLLQMKRRPADRGLSALIGCLRATLPMVDAAVLVPIPSWKHHRANPLPNLIARGLGPVRADLLQRTRASAGQHHLGRQQRLCNLSGAFRADAGGTTLELWLVDDILTTGGTALAAKQALEHAGHRVLGLVCLGRTPAVGLRR; encoded by the coding sequence GTGAACCATCTTCTGCGAACGCTTGGCAGAACACTGCTGATCCAGCCAACCTGCCGACTCTGCCGTCACCCACTCAGCTCAGGCTCAGAGGACCCCGAAATCTGCCCGCCGTGCCTCACACGTTTCAAGCTGCGTGACGGTCTCCAGGGGCACGATCCTCTGCCCTGGCATGGTCTGGCGCACTACGAAGGTGCCTTCCGACGTCTGCTGCTCCAGATGAAACGCCGCCCCGCCGATCGCGGGTTGTCCGCGCTGATCGGGTGTCTTCGGGCCACCCTGCCGATGGTCGACGCGGCTGTGCTGGTTCCGATCCCCAGCTGGAAACACCATCGAGCCAACCCTCTTCCGAATCTGATCGCCAGAGGTCTGGGCCCGGTCCGAGCAGATCTGCTGCAACGGACCCGGGCCAGCGCCGGTCAGCATCACCTTGGCCGGCAGCAGCGTTTGTGCAACCTCAGCGGTGCCTTCCGGGCCGATGCAGGTGGAACCACCCTGGAACTGTGGTTGGTCGACGACATTCTCACCACCGGTGGAACAGCTCTGGCGGCGAAACAGGCCCTGGAGCATGCCGGCCATCGCGTTCTTGGCCTGGTCTGTTTGGGCCGAACCCCCGCCGTCGGTCTCCGGCGGTGA
- a CDS encoding DUF2470 domain-containing protein, producing MAADPLTDAVSARICKHMNEDHAEAVLAYAHHYGGVNAASAARMLTVTATNMELDVDGQTLRIPFDHTLTDSEDAHRTLVAMLRAMPARES from the coding sequence ATGGCTGCTGATCCGCTCACCGATGCCGTCAGCGCTCGGATTTGCAAGCACATGAATGAAGATCACGCCGAGGCGGTGCTGGCCTATGCCCACCACTACGGCGGCGTGAATGCGGCATCAGCCGCCCGCATGCTGACCGTGACCGCGACGAACATGGAGCTGGACGTGGACGGCCAGACACTGCGCATTCCCTTCGATCACACCCTCACCGACAGCGAAGACGCCCACCGGACTCTGGTGGCCATGCTTCGGGCCATGCCTGCACGCGAGTCCTGA
- a CDS encoding FGGY-family carbohydrate kinase: MQDEPLVLGIDLGTSGVRVAVINAARELLHTEATSYAEGIQRPDDWLEACRSLLNSIPDTLCACLRALAVDGTSGTLLACDHRGVPLTEALSYARAYPEHGERIHDLVPQGGPASSSSGSVARALHLIDQLGPKLLLRHQADWINGWLLDDWRWGEEGNNLRLGWDLDSKSWPAGIAAQEWAQALPEVRASGAVLGIIDAGRADELGLPHGLQVVAGTTDSNAAVLAADPGPDDGVTVLGTTLVMKRFMAAPIRGAGVTVHRVGGQWLCGGASNAGGGVLRRFFSDDLLAELSRQIDPERDSGLTLRPLPGRGERFPVDDPDLQPVLEPRPVSDALYLHGLLEGLAEIEAKGWARLTELGADPPTRVVSLGGGARNPQWRRIRERRIGLPVVSCRQPPAAGVARLALLALQARESRRFEME, encoded by the coding sequence ATGCAGGACGAACCGCTGGTCCTGGGCATCGACCTGGGGACCAGCGGTGTGCGGGTGGCGGTGATCAATGCCGCCCGCGAACTTCTGCACACGGAGGCCACCAGCTACGCCGAAGGCATCCAACGCCCCGATGACTGGCTCGAGGCCTGCCGCTCGCTCCTGAACAGCATTCCAGACACTCTTTGCGCCTGCCTGCGTGCTCTGGCGGTGGATGGAACATCAGGGACCCTGCTGGCCTGCGACCATCGCGGGGTCCCTCTGACGGAAGCGCTCAGCTATGCCCGGGCATACCCGGAACATGGCGAACGCATCCATGATCTGGTGCCGCAGGGGGGGCCTGCCTCAAGCAGCAGCGGCAGTGTGGCCAGGGCACTGCATCTCATCGATCAGCTCGGTCCGAAGCTTCTGCTGCGTCATCAGGCCGACTGGATCAACGGCTGGCTGCTCGATGACTGGCGATGGGGCGAGGAGGGCAACAATCTGCGCCTGGGGTGGGATCTCGACAGCAAGAGCTGGCCAGCCGGAATCGCAGCCCAGGAATGGGCACAAGCACTCCCTGAGGTTCGAGCCAGCGGAGCCGTTCTCGGGATCATCGATGCCGGTCGCGCCGATGAACTGGGCCTGCCCCATGGGCTGCAGGTGGTGGCTGGCACGACGGACTCGAACGCTGCCGTGCTGGCCGCCGATCCTGGCCCCGATGACGGTGTCACGGTCCTGGGGACCACCCTCGTGATGAAGCGCTTCATGGCTGCACCCATCCGAGGAGCGGGGGTGACCGTGCATCGGGTGGGAGGCCAATGGTTATGCGGCGGCGCCTCCAATGCCGGCGGTGGAGTGCTGCGCCGCTTCTTCAGCGACGATCTGCTGGCAGAGCTGAGCCGCCAGATCGACCCTGAGCGCGACAGCGGCCTGACGCTGCGGCCGTTGCCAGGGAGGGGGGAGAGATTTCCCGTGGACGACCCTGATCTGCAGCCGGTTCTGGAGCCACGACCGGTCAGCGATGCGCTCTACCTGCATGGGCTTCTTGAGGGACTGGCGGAGATTGAAGCGAAGGGTTGGGCCCGCTTGACGGAACTCGGTGCAGATCCACCGACTCGGGTGGTGAGCCTTGGGGGCGGTGCCCGCAACCCCCAGTGGCGTCGCATCAGGGAACGCCGGATTGGCCTTCCGGTGGTGAGCTGCCGCCAACCTCCAGCAGCCGGGGTGGCCCGGCTGGCCCTGTTGGCCCTGCAGGCGAGAGAATCCAGACGCTTCGAGATGGAATGA
- the metK gene encoding methionine adenosyltransferase, with translation MSRYVFTSESVTEGHPDKICDQVSDAVLDALLAQDPTSRVACETVVNTGLCMITGEVTSKAQVDFIHLVRDVIKEIGYSGARAGGFDANSCAVLVALDQQSPDIAQGVNEADDHAGDPLDLVGAGDQGIMFGYACNETPELMPLPISLAHRLARRLAEIRHDDTLDYLLPDGKTQVSVVYENDKPVAIDTILISTQHTAEVDGISDEQGIRERITDDLWTHVVEPATADLALKPSRESTKYLVNPTGKFVVGGPQGDAGLTGRKIIVDTYGGYARHGGGAFSGKDPTKVDRSAAYAARYVAKCLVASGLAERAEVQLSYAIGVAKPVSILVESFGTGKVSNAELTELVQEHFDLRPGAIIETFGLRNLPQQRGGRFYQDTAAYGHFGRNDLKAPWEDVAAKSEELVKAEAKRIKQGALA, from the coding sequence ATGAGCCGTTACGTCTTCACCTCCGAATCCGTCACGGAGGGGCATCCCGACAAGATCTGCGATCAGGTGAGCGATGCGGTTCTTGACGCTCTGCTGGCTCAGGATCCCACCAGCCGTGTGGCCTGCGAAACGGTGGTCAACACCGGGCTGTGCATGATCACCGGTGAGGTGACCTCCAAGGCTCAGGTGGACTTCATCCACCTCGTCCGCGATGTGATCAAGGAGATCGGCTACAGCGGCGCCCGCGCCGGCGGATTCGATGCCAACAGCTGTGCTGTTCTGGTGGCACTCGATCAGCAGTCTCCCGATATCGCTCAGGGTGTGAATGAAGCCGATGACCACGCCGGTGATCCCCTCGATCTGGTGGGTGCCGGGGATCAGGGCATCATGTTCGGCTATGCGTGCAATGAAACGCCGGAGCTGATGCCGCTGCCCATCAGCCTGGCCCACCGTCTGGCCCGTCGCCTGGCTGAGATCCGCCACGATGACACCCTCGACTATCTGCTCCCTGACGGGAAGACCCAGGTGAGCGTCGTGTATGAAAACGACAAACCGGTGGCCATCGACACGATCCTGATCTCCACCCAGCACACCGCTGAAGTGGATGGCATCAGCGACGAACAGGGGATCCGCGAGCGCATCACGGACGATCTCTGGACCCATGTGGTGGAGCCCGCCACGGCTGATCTGGCCCTGAAACCCAGTCGCGAGTCCACCAAGTACCTGGTGAATCCCACAGGCAAGTTCGTGGTGGGAGGCCCCCAGGGGGATGCAGGTCTCACCGGCCGCAAGATCATCGTCGACACGTACGGCGGCTATGCACGCCACGGCGGTGGTGCCTTCTCCGGCAAGGATCCCACCAAGGTGGACCGCTCAGCGGCCTACGCCGCCCGCTACGTGGCGAAGTGCCTGGTGGCCTCCGGTCTGGCGGAACGCGCTGAGGTGCAGCTCAGCTACGCCATCGGTGTGGCCAAGCCCGTTTCAATCCTTGTGGAATCCTTCGGGACCGGCAAGGTGTCCAACGCTGAACTCACCGAACTGGTGCAGGAACACTTCGACCTGCGCCCCGGAGCCATCATCGAGACCTTTGGCCTGCGCAACCTGCCCCAGCAGCGGGGGGGGCGTTTCTACCAGGACACCGCCGCCTACGGCCACTTCGGTCGCAACGACCTCAAGGCTCCCTGGGAGGACGTGGCAGCCAAGAGCGAGGAGCTTGTGAAGGCGGAAGCCAAGCGCATCAAACAGGGAGCCCTGGCCTGA
- a CDS encoding HAD family hydrolase — protein sequence MPRLLLRTSCIGTIDAVLFDKDGTLSHSEPHLLSLARRRIDTAARLWRERCPEQSMEAQLRDALRHAFGIIPEGLRPDGTIAVAARQDNLVSAATVFCLLGLSWPDALSLATASFDQVDISDNADNTPQTPSPLLPGAEDFLHQLGRQGVPAAVISNDTRTGIERFLAHHKLSTLFQQNWSADDSPRKPDPEAVARLCTRLSLDPANCALIGDAETDLQMAVDAGIGVVVGYRGGWSTHPRLPSACHVMDNWQELALEAAP from the coding sequence ATGCCGAGACTCCTGCTCAGGACCTCCTGCATCGGCACGATCGACGCGGTGCTGTTCGACAAGGACGGCACCCTGTCCCACAGCGAACCGCATCTGCTGTCGCTGGCCCGACGACGCATCGACACCGCAGCACGGCTCTGGAGGGAGCGCTGTCCCGAACAGTCGATGGAGGCGCAGCTCCGGGACGCACTGCGTCATGCCTTCGGGATCATCCCTGAGGGCCTGCGTCCCGATGGAACCATCGCGGTGGCGGCCCGTCAGGACAATCTGGTTTCAGCGGCCACGGTCTTCTGTCTGCTGGGCCTCAGCTGGCCGGACGCTCTGAGTCTGGCGACGGCCAGTTTTGATCAGGTGGACATCAGCGACAACGCGGACAACACCCCGCAGACGCCATCACCGCTGCTGCCGGGTGCGGAAGACTTCCTCCATCAGCTGGGACGCCAGGGGGTGCCAGCAGCGGTGATCAGCAATGACACCCGCACTGGCATTGAGCGGTTCCTCGCCCATCACAAGCTGAGCACGCTGTTCCAGCAGAACTGGAGCGCGGATGATTCCCCTCGCAAGCCCGATCCGGAGGCCGTTGCCCGGCTCTGCACGCGCCTCAGCCTGGATCCGGCGAACTGCGCCTTGATCGGCGATGCGGAAACCGATCTGCAGATGGCCGTCGACGCGGGCATTGGGGTGGTTGTTGGCTACCGGGGCGGCTGGAGCACCCACCCCCGGTTGCCATCGGCCTGCCACGTGATGGACAACTGGCAGGAGCTGGCGCTAGAAGCCGCCCCGTAA
- a CDS encoding 30S ribosomal protein S1 produces the protein MSATPIEEQAQNIDAPPSDEDTGAATATLDAAEADFSEEDLSIPEEVPTADDPSSRASSRNLDDAGFTIDEFAALLSKYDYNFKPGDIVNGTVFALESKGAMIDIGAKTAAFMPLQEVSINRVEGLSDVLQPGEIREFFIMSEENEDGQLALSIRRIEYQRAWERVRQLQKEDATIYSEVFATNRGGALVRVEGLRGFIPGSHISTRKPKEELVADFLPLKFLEVDEERNRLVLSHRRALVERKMNRLEVGEVVVGTVRGIKPYGAFIDIGGVSGLLHISEISHEHIETPHSVLNVNDQMKVMIIDLDAERGRISLSTKALEPEPGDMLTDPQKVFDKAEEMAARYKQMLLEQAEEGDDSLGVMLV, from the coding sequence ATGTCTGCGACTCCGATCGAAGAACAGGCCCAGAACATCGATGCGCCGCCCAGCGATGAAGACACCGGCGCGGCAACAGCCACGCTGGATGCAGCGGAAGCCGATTTCAGCGAAGAGGATCTGAGCATCCCCGAAGAGGTCCCGACCGCTGACGACCCCAGTAGCCGAGCCAGCAGCCGCAATCTGGATGATGCCGGATTCACCATCGATGAATTCGCTGCTCTGCTGAGCAAGTACGACTACAACTTCAAGCCCGGCGACATCGTCAACGGCACCGTGTTCGCCCTGGAGTCCAAGGGCGCGATGATCGACATCGGAGCCAAGACTGCGGCCTTCATGCCGCTTCAGGAAGTTTCGATCAACCGGGTCGAGGGTCTCAGCGATGTGCTGCAGCCCGGTGAGATCAGAGAGTTCTTCATCATGAGCGAGGAGAACGAAGACGGCCAGCTGGCCCTCTCGATCCGCCGGATTGAATACCAGCGCGCCTGGGAACGTGTGCGTCAGCTGCAGAAGGAAGACGCCACCATCTACTCCGAGGTGTTCGCCACCAACCGCGGTGGTGCCCTGGTTCGGGTGGAGGGGCTGAGAGGCTTCATCCCCGGATCCCACATCAGCACCCGCAAGCCCAAAGAGGAGTTGGTCGCCGACTTCCTGCCCCTGAAGTTCCTGGAGGTGGACGAGGAGCGCAACCGTCTGGTGCTCAGCCATCGCCGCGCCCTTGTGGAACGCAAGATGAACCGCCTGGAGGTGGGCGAAGTGGTGGTTGGCACCGTCCGCGGCATCAAGCCGTACGGCGCCTTCATCGACATCGGCGGTGTCAGCGGTCTGCTGCACATCTCCGAGATCAGCCACGAGCACATCGAGACCCCTCACTCGGTGCTGAATGTGAATGATCAGATGAAAGTGATGATCATCGATCTGGATGCGGAGCGCGGTCGCATCTCCCTTTCAACCAAGGCTCTTGAGCCGGAACCCGGCGACATGCTCACCGACCCCCAGAAGGTGTTCGACAAAGCCGAGGAAATGGCGGCCCGCTACAAGCAGATGCTGCTGGAACAGGCTGAGGAAGGAGACGATTCCCTGGGTGTGATGCTGGTCTGA
- the nrdR gene encoding transcriptional regulator NrdR, producing MQCPSCQNTDSRVLESRAADGGRSVRRRRECLNCEFRFTTYERVETVPISVIKRNGTREIFSRGKLLHGLNRACEKTGVDASRLESLVEELELTLQQRSGREVTSAEIGEMVLVQLKEMSEVAYIRFASVYRQFRGIDDFVSTLETMNTDSKGHLAAVS from the coding sequence TTGCAGTGTCCCTCCTGCCAGAACACGGACAGCCGGGTGCTCGAGTCACGCGCGGCGGATGGCGGACGCAGTGTCAGACGGCGCCGCGAGTGCCTGAACTGCGAATTCCGCTTCACCACGTATGAGCGGGTGGAAACCGTGCCGATCTCGGTGATCAAGCGCAACGGAACCCGCGAGATCTTCAGCCGCGGGAAACTGCTGCATGGTCTCAACCGTGCCTGCGAGAAGACCGGTGTTGACGCTTCCCGGCTGGAATCCCTTGTTGAGGAACTCGAGCTGACACTCCAGCAGCGCAGTGGCCGAGAGGTGACCAGTGCGGAAATCGGAGAGATGGTGCTGGTTCAGCTCAAGGAGATGAGTGAAGTGGCCTACATCCGTTTTGCATCGGTGTACCGGCAGTTCCGCGGCATCGACGATTTCGTCTCCACCCTTGAAACCATGAACACCGACAGCAAGGGACATCTCGCAGCAGTGAGCTGA
- a CDS encoding photosystem II reaction center protein T yields MESFAYILILTLAIATLFFAIAFRDPPKIGK; encoded by the coding sequence ATGGAAAGCTTCGCTTACATCCTCATTCTCACTCTTGCGATTGCAACCCTGTTCTTCGCGATCGCCTTCCGCGATCCTCCGAAGATCGGCAAGTGA
- the psbB gene encoding photosystem II chlorophyll-binding protein CP47 has product MGLPWYRVHTVVINDPGRLLAVHLMHTALVAGWAGSMALYELAIFDPSDPVLNPMWRQGMFVMPFMSRLGVTGSWGGWSITGETGVDPGFWSFEGVAAAHIIFSGLLMLAAIWHWTFWDLEIWQDPRTGEPALDLPKIFGIHLLLAGLGCFGFGAFHLTGVFGPGMWVSDAYSLTGHLEPVQPSWGPEGFNPFNPGGIVAHHIAAGIVGIIAGIFHITTRPPERLYKALRMGNIETVLASAIAAVFFAAFIVAGTMWYGSAATPVELFGPTRYQWDQSYFKTEINRRVQTAMDDGATRQEAYESIPEKLAFYDYVGNSPAKGGLFRVGPMVNGDGLATSWVGHIVFSDKEGRELEVRRLPNFFENFPVVLQDEQGIVRADIPYRRAEAKYSFEQQGVTAQVFGGALDGQKFSDPADVKRLARKAQLGEGFDFDRDTYNSDGVFRSSPRGWFTFGHATFALLFFFGHIWHGARTLYRDVFAGIDPDLGDQVEFGLFAKLGDKSTRRLPEGYVPPAGSPLN; this is encoded by the coding sequence ATGGGATTGCCCTGGTATCGGGTGCACACCGTCGTCATCAATGACCCGGGCCGCCTTCTGGCCGTGCACCTCATGCATACAGCCCTTGTTGCCGGCTGGGCCGGCTCCATGGCTCTGTACGAGCTCGCCATCTTCGACCCGTCCGATCCGGTCCTGAACCCCATGTGGCGTCAGGGCATGTTCGTGATGCCCTTCATGTCCCGTCTCGGTGTGACAGGCAGCTGGGGTGGCTGGAGCATCACCGGAGAAACCGGGGTGGATCCAGGCTTCTGGAGCTTCGAGGGTGTGGCAGCAGCCCACATCATCTTCAGCGGACTGCTGATGCTCGCCGCCATCTGGCACTGGACGTTCTGGGATCTTGAGATCTGGCAGGACCCCCGCACCGGGGAACCGGCCCTGGATCTCCCCAAGATCTTCGGCATTCACCTGCTGCTGGCCGGTCTCGGCTGCTTCGGCTTCGGTGCTTTCCACCTGACCGGGGTCTTCGGCCCGGGAATGTGGGTATCCGATGCCTACTCGCTAACAGGTCACCTGGAACCGGTCCAACCGTCCTGGGGTCCGGAGGGCTTCAATCCATTCAACCCGGGCGGCATCGTCGCTCACCACATCGCGGCCGGGATCGTCGGCATCATCGCCGGCATCTTCCACATCACCACCCGTCCACCCGAGCGTCTCTACAAAGCGCTGCGGATGGGCAACATCGAAACCGTTCTCGCCAGTGCGATCGCCGCTGTGTTCTTCGCCGCCTTCATCGTGGCCGGAACCATGTGGTACGGGTCGGCAGCGACCCCTGTTGAGCTGTTCGGACCCACCCGCTATCAGTGGGATCAGAGTTACTTCAAGACGGAAATCAACCGTCGCGTCCAGACCGCCATGGACGATGGTGCAACGCGTCAGGAGGCCTATGAGTCCATTCCTGAAAAGCTCGCTTTCTACGACTACGTCGGCAACAGCCCTGCCAAAGGTGGTTTGTTCCGTGTCGGCCCCATGGTGAATGGCGATGGACTGGCCACCTCCTGGGTGGGTCACATCGTCTTCTCGGACAAAGAGGGGCGTGAACTCGAGGTTCGCCGTCTGCCCAACTTCTTCGAGAACTTCCCTGTTGTCCTGCAGGACGAGCAAGGGATCGTTCGTGCCGACATTCCTTACCGTCGGGCGGAAGCCAAGTATTCCTTCGAGCAGCAGGGCGTCACGGCCCAGGTGTTCGGTGGAGCCCTCGATGGCCAGAAGTTCAGCGATCCCGCTGACGTGAAACGCCTGGCGCGCAAGGCTCAGCTGGGTGAAGGTTTCGATTTCGATCGCGACACCTACAACTCTGACGGCGTCTTCCGCAGCTCACCCCGCGGCTGGTTCACCTTCGGCCACGCCACCTTCGCGCTGCTGTTCTTCTTCGGCCACATCTGGCACGGAGCCCGGACCCTCTACAGAGATGTGTTCGCCGGGATCGATCCTGACCTTGGAGACCAGGTTGAATTCGGTCTGTTCGCCAAACTGGGCGACAAATCCACACGACGGCTGCCTGAAGGCTATGTGCCTCCAGCAGGCTCCCCGCTCAACTGA
- a CDS encoding 2Fe-2S iron-sulfur cluster-binding protein — MPVIRFVREGRDVECFPGENLRDVALREGVELYGLKGQLGNCGGCGQCITCFVAVVDEDGVEALSERTPVEEAKLRRRPQEWRLACQALVDRSLLVLTRPQVRLPDAEARLAAARQAPLPDGPTAWPVPPEAELEESEDGTPANADEEG, encoded by the coding sequence ATGCCGGTGATCCGATTTGTTCGAGAAGGTCGCGACGTGGAGTGCTTCCCGGGAGAGAACCTCCGCGACGTCGCTCTGCGGGAAGGGGTTGAGCTCTATGGGCTCAAGGGTCAGCTCGGCAACTGCGGTGGCTGCGGTCAGTGCATCACCTGCTTCGTCGCCGTTGTCGACGAGGATGGTGTGGAGGCTCTCTCGGAGCGGACCCCGGTGGAGGAGGCCAAGCTGCGTCGGCGCCCGCAGGAGTGGCGCCTGGCGTGTCAGGCCCTGGTGGATCGTTCCCTGCTGGTCCTGACCCGTCCTCAGGTCCGCCTGCCGGATGCGGAGGCCCGTCTGGCGGCGGCCCGGCAGGCTCCGCTGCCGGATGGGCCCACCGCGTGGCCGGTGCCACCGGAAGCCGAGCTGGAGGAGTCGGAGGACGGGACTCCTGCTAACGCCGATGAAGAGGGCTGA
- the psbM gene encoding photosystem II reaction center protein PsbM — protein METNDLGFVASLLFILVPAIFLIILYIQTNSQQS, from the coding sequence ATGGAAACCAACGATCTCGGATTTGTCGCCAGCCTCCTGTTCATCCTGGTGCCGGCGATCTTCCTGATCATTCTGTATATCCAGACCAACAGTCAGCAGAGCTGA
- a CDS encoding universal stress protein — translation MFRNLLIADSGKGHVEEMVRMLQDVPSLKRARATLLHVVPEQSKAKAEDHRADAESLLGKATERMGLQADSVKILVREGDTKQVVLKVAEEIDSDLIVMGSRGLGRLQSILANSTSQYVFQLSTRPMLLVRDDLYVRHVNRVMVTIDGTGVGDDALRTACELISEIPGGTLTGLHVVRQESTPTRGGRTRADEILDAAVQRARGFGVELRPMTSFGKDIGRAVCAAAGEANADLVVIASQDRRPLVARGLVDLDKLLGGSVSDYIRVHAPAPVLLVREPERG, via the coding sequence GTGTTTAGGAATCTGCTGATCGCCGACTCAGGGAAGGGTCATGTCGAAGAAATGGTCCGCATGCTGCAGGACGTCCCGAGCCTGAAAAGGGCCCGGGCCACCTTGCTCCATGTGGTTCCGGAGCAAAGCAAGGCGAAAGCGGAAGATCACCGCGCCGACGCCGAGAGCCTCCTGGGCAAGGCCACCGAGCGGATGGGTCTCCAGGCCGACAGCGTGAAGATCCTGGTCCGCGAAGGGGACACCAAACAGGTTGTGCTCAAGGTTGCCGAGGAGATCGACAGCGACCTGATCGTGATGGGATCCCGGGGGCTCGGACGCCTTCAGTCGATCCTCGCGAACAGCACGAGTCAGTACGTGTTCCAACTGTCGACCCGTCCGATGCTGCTCGTGCGCGATGACCTCTACGTGCGCCATGTCAACCGAGTGATGGTGACGATCGATGGAACCGGCGTCGGAGACGACGCCCTTCGCACCGCCTGTGAGCTGATCAGCGAGATCCCCGGCGGAACGCTGACGGGTCTTCATGTGGTCCGGCAGGAATCGACACCGACCCGCGGTGGACGCACCCGCGCCGATGAGATTCTCGACGCTGCGGTTCAACGCGCCCGCGGTTTCGGAGTGGAGCTCCGGCCGATGACCAGTTTCGGCAAGGACATCGGCCGGGCTGTCTGCGCCGCGGCCGGTGAAGCCAATGCTGACCTCGTGGTGATCGCCTCGCAGGACCGCCGCCCGCTCGTGGCACGGGGGCTGGTGGATCTCGACAAACTTCTTGGCGGTTCGGTCAGCGACTACATCCGGGTTCACGCTCCAGCGCCGGTCCTGCTGGTCCGGGAACCGGAGCGCGGATGA